A part of Ooceraea biroi isolate clonal line C1 chromosome 10, Obir_v5.4, whole genome shotgun sequence genomic DNA contains:
- the LOC105278332 gene encoding protein dopey-1 homolog isoform X4, which translates to MGSIALEEYELMKDSKYRVYVSAVDKALKSFEYTSEWADLISALGKLNKVLLSHMKFPVIPRRIKISKRLAQCMHPALPSGVHLKALETYDIIFKCMGTNRLSHELFIYSAGLFPLLGHAAMNVRPSLLTVYETHFVPLGERLRPGLSGFLSGVLLGLEDGSDHFDRTNSLLEKVCEGVGAQHFYACLWDCLASNSSIRLPAISFVLAHFNKKLLMEEQKYIMGTNIKIMVSALCASVQDTSVLVQRSALDFLLIGFPIHNSQLTHQDMISLIKAALVTILRRDMSLNRRLFAWLLGTEVNTSILKKKSHATTDSKEDSVTYFDTYSKEMLVEAIKYLLKEVCEENSQDLRPYRILVSLLDKVDIGPVILDDILFEVFRTFYNACKQSLSSHMLKANEVVKSANLLFSTLEPSYIWTHCGHLFEKACNTKMQTQDATEEIVVRPIGSGMPNLVEVCILTEFLLETVSLDAFIDTPSEHLPGLFYEITSKLLHHISILSSMEISKSLKLCAKILSKVQPAVITAHQPDKCEADVRTDTSLNNITVPSDNSLIVIPLEKSQSDSKLNKPDISSISFVEKSPSTRRRANSGGAVKRSEKKSKKKGSKNKLSDAYTIQADGSNISVVVSEDVKSLPRNKSMDDIKASCVESCAVSPSPKNQLSTLKRLNVSPTGSTGSLYRGPSPAFQAQHSMLEKCLRQYEMFYVKLISSRILSKERTVQDMFDRLMVSCTRKSFDERMRSLEYLLNSRLNMEDSGFSSQDTSETEDTKCLDIFHLNLDITSHQDWIEPMKIASSLFVELSTFPKYFLPGDNVLVEEEPKFKHALPEWLIVLIVCSCWLQKQPALQLTSIATLLDLIALLKAHSDIETHPKSGEGVTAVIMVPLLKQWHMTYLMQCTNVFQVLAHSLWHHLGELPAHKFRIRCVELLHELHHALYSSCNAVENLIGSALTCQNPEKRIEAFGRFATLWHLGREIEMNPRLRGCLKTFDQSLLKILDNLQLEDNSPLKLQAQSWLLHSLVRGDISRVIDPLLTILLDPSTCRMSVLHVSIQHSNTVLTKNDPVEEKSEIQDDTEGAAKIYAISSVDGNVIYHVSDNVNEDKKWKKGQKKKQAINPVKIKRIFAVTTLATRDNCNHYVTERNQFMKELEVPPSISGNRKISVFVNPLSINCNENSNDSLTEDDSPPNTRKTNLTTELLRNATRFKKLDFDKGSTVSLDESLFESANSSLKTKDKNSFKKLNDDVGSSLDSITNSLDSSSPEVTSKQSKQKKESVIMPGGSREVAGTIMKGRYYSTNEFSANYDHDIGSFEASAEVPSWTMDDDDGDLDVSTTAEEYFSNSSSASIVEEILNEVLDRAMQLCDVAEPPKTDEVLQHNAKAKRNIGLGVHNLHSHMLLYCGVYDSARTLYALRTLRNELLTNTRMFLCSAATTGVTNATKNTVLLNLLARHRKSVFGRNFHGDIANTEFAAAYRSSMYLEVLISICLYFARSYYPNLGQMRLTYDEIAGNRQVQLASAELLTLIFSELIPIVRDSGKGFSCYIVDLLTKCKVQKVALHCLVSSVMSMKNAHKENEDVFTFTEEIVLFNDPFVDSDVNKCKYRASDHTEAFQIQLLRLLLALIMLEHQCNSQKGEETNPTASSIPNSPTRTVPNLIGNSLKYIPGASISQQPMFLASILSALQLDHMRHLHQHWTTLVTSSLPFMGSSLTSVVTSVIHQLCSNIEHLASYYISEEPALTNKLHDISTVECCLPADYTVTHLEALTFLLHYCLLDTSQQIGFSFNQPLSGTIQTGISGANPGQIFNNLIHVFMPSPLSPDLSTGKDKTGATELQQHARRTALSHLPRIIASLSALWQAVLAIKDNEQASCVVGNPRIVKYQLLELLSPISFHHGANFLAAVAVAWHERRQPSSVSKKILPEACPNQQVMVDLVSAIRVMPIDTLVHTVHQVVKTPPPIHGVKQDFSLEVSVLELLYVYMQSNTSQSLIESWASLLTLLKDGLSLTAPAQFLLLAILNEYVQKCPPMQEKKDIKDLQDVSAKLIESCSQIAGACLEQTTWLRRNLAVREDVFEVVEGSSEGTPGTPPNAAYSVQAQAVLAEILAPLLDVSYGSQEKERVVTLLTNLMYNVTPYLKNHTIKNIASFTACSQLLASLSGYQYTRKAWRKDVLDLLLDSAFFQMIPACLPYWRTIIDNLMTHDNTTFRDLMNRVSMAQGSGISIFSSKEQEYEQKAQLLKRLAFVILCSETDQYHKYMPEIQERLADSLRLPQVIPSIQAQVFLCFRVLLLRMSPQHATSLWPVIVSELVQVFLYIEQELSTDSEEFSSRQSSSHIKLLSALDSSWAVNTSNGLQAHGHPHWLQLQLAAAKLLDLALLLPAHRLPQFQMYKWAFVGDAAAGCMDNNNLSSDFVPHITRIAKLMDNKFPPISSSVKRNPGELLLTSNSVRSLQDLHYFFSDLSRAMCNTHVPINNMQLETVIEQDFLEKMPAVLTR; encoded by the exons ATGGGTTCCATCGCTTTAGAGGAGTATGAGTTGATGAAGGATTCAAAGTATCGGGT ATACGTATCCGCTGTTGACAAAGCACTGAAAAGCTTTGAATACACTAGTGAATGGGCAGATCTAATCTCTGCGTTAGGCAAGCTCAATAAGGTGTTACTGAGTCATATGAAGTTTCCTGTCATTCCAAGAAGAATCAAAATATCGAAGAGACTAGCCCAATGCATGCATCCGGCATTACCTTCTGGTGTTCATTTGAAAGCCTTAGAGACGTAtgacattatttttaagtgCATGGGCACTAATAGACTCAGTCatgaactttttatttatagtgcAG GTCTTTTCCCATTATTGGGTCATGCTGCTATGAATGTGAGACCATCATTATTAACAGTGTACGAGACACACTTCGTGCCACTCGGCGAAAGGTTGAGGCCTGGATTGAGCGGCTTTTTAAGCGGCGTTCTGTTAGGTTTGGAAGATGGATCTGATCATTTCGACAG AACCAATTCCTTATTGGAGAAAGTATGCGAAGGTGTGGGTGCGCAACATTTTTATGCATGCCTCTGGGACTGCTTAGCTTCGAATTCCAGTATCCGATTACCTGCTATATCTTTCGTGCTGGCtcactttaataaaaaactgcTGATGGAGGAACAAAAATACATTATGGGtactaatattaaaatcatg GTTTCAGCGCTGTGTGCTAGTGTACAAGACACTTCAGTACTGGTGCAGAGAAGTGCACTGGATTTTCTATTAATAGGCTTTCCTATACACAACAGTCAATTGACGCATCAAGAtatgatatcattaattaaagcTGCTTTGGTTACCATACTGCGCAGAGATATGAGTTTAAACAg ACGGCTGTTTGCTTGGTTATTGGGTACTGAAGTAAACACGtcaattttaaagaaaaagagtcATGCGACTACTGATTCCAAGGAGGATTCTGTAACATACTTTGATACGTATTCGAAAGAAATGCTAGTCGAAGCgataaaatatctgcttaaagAAGTGTGTGAAGAAAACTCGCAGGATCTCAGACCGTATAGAATACTCGTTTCATTACTCGATAAAGTGGATATTGGTCCAGTAATTTTGGATGACATTCTGTTTGAAGTATTTAG GACATTTTATAATGCCTGTAAACAGTCTTTGTCGAGTCACATGTTGAAAGCAAATGAAGTGGTGAAATCTGCGAACTTGCTGTTCTCGACTTTGGAGCCGTCGTACATTTGGACGCACTGTGGTCATCTGTTTGAAAAAGCCTGCAACACGAAGATGCAGACGCAAGATGCAACGGAAGAGATTGTTGTAAGACCGATTGGTAGTGGAATGCCGAATTTAGTGGAAGTATGCATATTGACAGAATTCTTGCTCGAGACCGTGTCATTGGACGCGTTCATAGATACTCCATCCGAACATCTGCCTGGTTTGTTCTATGAAATAACTAGTAAACTTTTGCATCACATTAGTATCCTGTCGTCAATGGAGATTTCAAAAAGTCTCAAATTGTGTGCCAAGATTTTGTCGAAAGTACAACCGGCAGTGATAACGGCTCACCAGCCGGACAAATGCGAAGCGGACGTCAGGACGGACACATCTCTGAATAATATTACGGTTCCTAGTGATAATTCTTTGATTGTGATTCCTTTGGAGAAGAGCCAATCGGACAGTAAATTGAATAAGCCTGACATATCTAGCATTTCCTTCGTGGAGAAAAGTccgagcacgaggagacgagCCAATTCTGGCGGTGCCGTGAAAAGAAGCGAGAAGAAATCGAAGAAGAAGGGGAGTAAGAACAAGTTGAGCGATGCCTACACTATACAGGCTGACGGTAGCAACATATCGGTTGTTGTGAGCGAGGACGTGAAATCCTTACCTAGGAATAAGAGTATGGACGACATTAAGGCAAGCTGTGTCGAGAGTTGTGCAGTAAGCCCTTCGCCAAAGAATCAACTGTCTACGCTAAAACGCTTAAACGTCAGTCCAACGGGATCAACGGGATCTTTATACAGGGGACCATCCCCGGCGTTTCAGGCGCAGCACTCCATGTTGGAGAAGTGTCTCCGTCAATACGAAATGTTCTACGTTAAGTTAATTAGCAGTCGGATACTGAGCAAGGAACGAACGGTGCAGGACATGTTCGACCGCCTGATGGTGTCCTGCACGAGGAAGAGTTTTGACGAAAGAATGCGTTCCTTGGAGTATCTGCTGAATTCCAGACTAAATATGGAGGATTCTGGATTCTCCAGTCAGGACACGTCCGAAACCGAGGACACCAAGTGCCTGGATATTTTTCACTTGAATCTAGATATAACGTCGCATCAGGACTGGATCGAGCCCATGAAGATAGCGTCCAGTTTGTTCGTCGAGTTATCCACGTTCCCGAAATACTTTCTGCCTGGTGACAATGTGCTCGTGGAGGAAGAACCCAAGTTCAAGCACGCTCTTCCGGAGTGGTTGATAGTGTTGATAGTCTGCTCCTGCTGGTTACAAAAGCAGCCGGCGTTACAATTAACAAGCATTGCCACGCTGTTAGATTTGATAGCATTGTTAAAAGCGCACAGTGATATCGAAACGCACCCCAAAAGTGGGGAGGGAGTGACAGCGGTGATCATGGTGCCCTTGCTGAAACAATGGCACATGACTTATTTGATGCAGTGCACTAATGTATTTCAG gtATTGGCACATTCCTTGTGGCATCATTTGGGCGAGCTTCCCGCCCACAAATTCAGGATACGCTGCGTAGAATTATTGCACGAATTGCATCACGCCTTATACAGTTCTTGCAATGCGGTTGAGAATCTAATAGGTTCCGCGCTGACCTGTCAGAATCCTGAAAAGAGAATCGAAGCATTTGGTAGATTCGCTACTTTGTGGCACTTGGGACGAGAGATCGAAATGAATCCGAGATTACGCGGTTGTCTCAAAACTTTTGATCA GTCCTTGCTAAAAATATTGGACAATCTTCAGCTTGAGGACAATTCACCGTTAAAATTGCAAGCCCAATCGTGGCTGCTACATTCCCTGGTGCGTGGCGACATATCGCGCGTGATAGATCCCTTGTTGACAATACTTTTGGACCCATCCACGTGCCGCATGAGCGTGCTCCATGTGAGCATACAGCACAGCAATACCGTTTTAACGAAGAACGATCCTGTGGAGGAGAAGTCGGAGATTCAAGACGATACCGAAGGCGCTGCGAAAATTTACGCGATTAGTTCAGTCGACGGTAACGTGATATATCACGTGAGCGATAACGTGAACGAAgataaaaagtggaaaaaggGCCAGAAGAAGAAGCAGGCGATAAATCCAGTGAAAATCAAACGGATTTTTGCCGTGACGACGTTAGCGACTCGTGACAATTGTAATCATTACGTCACCGAGAGGAATCAGTTTATGAAGGAACTCGAGGTGCCACCTAGCATATCCGGCAACAGAAAAATTTCGGTGTTCGTGAATCCTCTCTCGATCAATTGTAACGAGAACTCGAACGATTCCCTGACAGAGGACGACTCGCCGCCGAATACACGCAAGACAAATCTGACAACGGAATTATTGAGAAACGCCACCCGCTTCAAGAAACTCGATTTTGATAAAGGCTCCACTGTCAGCCTGGACGAGAGCCTTTTCGAATCGGCGAACTCCAGTTTAAAAACAAAAGACAAGAACAGCTTCAAGAAGCTGAATGACGACGTAGGCTCCTCCTTGGACTCTATAACGAACAGCTTGGACTCGAGCAGTCCCGAGGTGACTAGCAAACAGTCGAAACAAAAGAAGGAATCGGTTATAATGCCGGGCGGATCTCGGGAAGTGGCAGGCACTATTATGAAGGGCAGATATTACAGCACGAACGAGTTCAGCGCAAATTACGATCACGATATCGGCAGTTTTGAAGCGAGTGCGGAGGTGCCCAGTTGGACGATGGATGACGACGATGGTGACCTGGACGTCAGCACTACTGCGGAGGAGTACTTCAGCAATTCCAGCAGCGCCAGTATAGTTGAGGAGATTTTAAACGAGGTCCTCGATCGTGCGATGCAACTTTGTGATGTCGCTGAACCGCCTAAAACT GATGAAGTTCTCCAGCATAACGCGAAAGCTAAGCGGAATATCGGTCTAGGCGTCCACAATCTTCATTCGCACATGCTGCTCTATTGTGGAGTCTACGACTCGGCTAGAACTCTCTACGCTCTACGTACACTGAGAAACGAGCTGTTAACAAATACGCGGATGTTTTTGTGTTCAGCGGCGACGACTGGCGTGACGAACGCAACAAAAAATACAGTCCTGTTGAATTTACTGGCGCGACACAGGAAAAGCGTCTTCGGAAGGAACTTCCACGGCGATATAGCTAATACGGAATTCGCAGCGGCTTACAGAAGTAGCATGTATTTAGAAGTGCTAATAAGCATATGTTTGTACTTTGCGCGGAGTTACTATCCAAATCTTGGGCAGATGAGACTTACGTACGATGAGATTGCGGGTAATCGTCAG gTACAACTTGCAAGTGCAGAATTATTAACGCTGATATTTTCCGAGCTAATCCCAATCGTTCGCGACTCTGGGAAGGGTTTTAGTTGCTACATAGTTGACTTATTGACTAAATGTAAAGTGCAAAAAGTCGCTTTGCACTGTCTTGTGTCCAGCGTTATGAGCATGAAGAACGCTCACAAGGAGAACGAGGATGTTTTTACATTTACCGaagaaattgtattatttaacgACCCGTTCGTTGACAGTGATGTTAACAAATGTAAATATAGAGCGAGTGATCATACAGAAGCTTTCCAGATACAATTACTACG ACTACTGCTAGCATTGATTATGCTGGAACATCAGTGTAACAGCCAGAAGGGAGAAGAGACCAATCCAACAGCATCATCCATACCGAATTCGCCGACACGGACCGTGCCGAATTTAATCGGAAACAGCCTGAAATATATTCCCGGAGCGTCAATTTCGCAGCAACCGATGTTTCTTGCTAGTATCCTTAGTGCATTGCAACTG GATCATATGAGGCATCTTCATCAACATTGGACGACTCTTGTTACGTCCAGCTTGCCGTTTATGGGATCATCCTTGACGTCCGTAGTAACTTCGGTCATTCATCAGCTGTGCAGCAATATTGAACACCTTGCGTCGTATTATATCAGCGAAGAGCCGGCATTGACAAATAAGTTGCACGATATAAGCACGGTAGAATGTTGTTTGCCTGCGGATTACACAGTAACGCATTTGGAGGCTTTGACGTTTTTGCTGCATTACTGCCTGCTGGATACTTCCCAACAAATTGGATTCTCGTTTAATCAGCCACTAAGTGGCACGATACAAACCGGGATTTCCGGTGCTAATCCCGGCCAGATATTCAACAATCTTATACATGTTTTTATGCCCAGCCCGCTTTCTCCG GACCTATCAACGGGGAAGGATAAAACTGGTGCGACTGAGTTGCAACAACATGCCAGAAGAACTGCATTAAGCCATCTGCCAAGAATAATAGCATCCTTGTCCGCTTTGTGGCAAGCGGTTCTAGCAATAAAAGACAA TGAACAAGCCAGTTGCGTGGTTGGTAATCCGAGAATAGTCAAGTACCAATTGTTGGAACTTTTATCTCCCATCTCTTTTCATCATGGAGCGAACTTTTTGGCTGCAGTCGCAGTTGCTTGGCATGAAAGACGTCAACCGTCTAGTGTTTCAAAAAAG ATACTCCCAGAAGCCTGCCCTAATCAGCAAGTAATGGTCGATTTGGTTAGCGCTATCCGTGTTATGCCGATCGACACCTTGGTGCACACCGTGCATCAGGTAGTAAAAACACCACCGCCGATACACGGAGTCAAGCAAGATTTCTCACTGGAAGTTTCTGTGCTTGAATTACTTTACGTGTACATGCAAAGCAACACGTCGCAGTCGCTTATCGAGTCCTGGGCTTCCTTGCTCACTTTACTGAAGGACGGTCTGTCCTTAACAGCACCGGCTCAATTTCTCTTGTTAGCTATATTGAATGAATACGTGCAAAAGTGTCCACCCATGCAGGAGAAGAAAGATATCAAGGACTTGCAAGATGTATCCGCAAAG ctGATCGAGTCGTGTTCACAAATAGCTGGCGCATGTCTGGAGCAAACGACATGGCTGAGGAGAAACCTGGCTGTCCGGGAAGACGTTTTCGAAGTGGTAGAAGGTTCTTCGGAAG GAACACCTGGAACTCCACCTAACGCAGCGTATAGCGTTCAAGCACAAGCGGTATTAGCGGAAATACTCGCGCCACTGTTGGACGTTAGCTACGGTTCGCAAGAGAAGGAACGTGTGGTGACGCTGCTGACAAATCTTATGTACAACGTTACACCTTACCTGAAAAATCACAC gataaaaaatatcgccTCATTCACTGCTTGTTCTCAGTTATTGGCTTCCTTGTCAGGATACCAATACACGAGAAAAGCATGGCGCAAGGATGTTTTAGATCTACTGTTGGACTCAGCCTTTTTTCAAATGATACCGGCGTGTCTACCGTACTGGAGAACCATAATAGATAATCTAATGACTCATGACAATACTACCTTCAGGGATTTAATGA ATCGTGTTTCCATGGCCCAAGGTAGCGGGATCAGCATATTCTCTTCGAAGGAGCAAGAGTATGAACAGAAGGCGCAACTCTTAAAGCGACTGGCATTCGTCATTCTTTGCAGCGAAACGGATCAGTATCACAAGTACATGCCGGAGATACAAG AACGATTGGCAGACAGTTTACGCTTACCTCAAGTAATTCCATCTATCCAAGCGCAAGTGTTTCTATGCTTTCGTGTGTTGTTATTAAGAATGTCACCGCAACACGCGACGTCTTTATGGCCGGTCATAGTTAGTGAACTGGTTCAAGTTTTTCTGTATATTGAACAGGAATTGAGTACAGATAGCGAAGAATTCAG CAGTCGTCAAAGCAG TTCGCATATTAAACTACTGTCAGCTCTGGATTCATCATGGGCTGTTAACACCAGCAATGGACTTCAGGCGCATGGACATCCTCATTGGTTACAGTTGCAATTAGCTGCCGCGAAGCTACTAGACCTGGCGTTATTGTTGCCCGCGCATAGACTACCGCAGTTTCAGAT GTATAAATGGGCATTCGTCGGAGATGCAGCGGCGGGATGCATGGACAACAATAACTTGTCTTCAGATTTTGTACCGCATATTACGAGAATAGCGAAATTAATGGACAATAAG TTTCCACCAATAAGTTCATCGGTTAAGAGGAATCCGGGAGAACTTCTGCTAACATCAAATAGCGTTCGTTCTCTGCAAGATctgcattattttttctcgGATCTTAGCCGCGCGATGTGCAATACGCATGTACCAATAAATAACATGCAGTTAGAAACGGTTATTGAGCAAGATTTCCTTGAGAAAATGCCAGCCGTGCTAACAAGATAG